In Cupriavidus taiwanensis, the following are encoded in one genomic region:
- a CDS encoding DNA polymerase III subunit epsilon, which translates to MRVAIVSTETTGLTPADEPVSIGLLLVEVSPRAGGLLREVAEYYGSQEPTVPISAAATDTHGLTADMLRGRRFDIGAIRAIVDDADVLVAHGAAFNARMLEKVLPGIQGRRWRCSVRQVRWSQYFHAANHKLDTLCEHLHIFRPRPQVALDDCLALSKLLFRPIGATQQATPMGFLLAEADFAMSAAPHSASVPAPPPAAPAPQEAASSWMPQVEASQHGPGRGLVMAAVILMLFAGAVIWPDLFPW; encoded by the coding sequence ATGCGGGTCGCAATCGTCAGTACCGAAACCACCGGGCTCACGCCAGCGGATGAGCCCGTCAGCATCGGCTTGCTGCTGGTCGAAGTGTCGCCGCGCGCCGGCGGCCTGCTGCGCGAAGTGGCGGAGTACTACGGTTCGCAGGAACCCACCGTGCCGATCAGCGCGGCAGCCACCGATACCCACGGGCTGACTGCCGACATGCTGCGCGGGCGCCGCTTCGATATCGGTGCCATCCGCGCCATCGTCGACGATGCCGACGTGCTGGTGGCCCACGGCGCCGCCTTCAACGCCAGGATGCTGGAGAAGGTGCTGCCCGGCATCCAGGGCAGGCGCTGGCGCTGTTCGGTGCGGCAGGTGCGCTGGTCCCAGTATTTCCACGCCGCCAACCACAAGCTCGATACGCTGTGCGAGCACCTGCATATCTTCCGTCCCCGGCCGCAGGTTGCGCTGGACGATTGCCTGGCGCTGTCCAAGCTGCTGTTCCGGCCGATAGGCGCCACCCAGCAGGCGACACCGATGGGCTTCCTGCTGGCCGAAGCCGATTTTGCGATGAGCGCGGCACCGCATAGCGCCAGCGTGCCGGCACCTCCTCCCGCAGCGCCGGCGCCGCAGGAGGCTGCATCGTCCTGGATGCCGCAGGTCGAAGCCAGCCAGCATGGCCCCGGCCGGGGCCTGGTCATGGCGGCCGTGATCCTGATGTTGTTCGCCGGCGCGGTGATCTGGCCGGACCTGTTCCCGTGGTGA
- the infA gene encoding translation initiation factor IF-1: MAKEELIEFGGVVSEALPDNRYRVTLENGVEIWAYASGKMQKHRIRILAGDRVTLEMSPYDLTKGRINFRHKS; the protein is encoded by the coding sequence TTGGCTAAGGAAGAACTCATTGAATTTGGCGGCGTGGTGTCGGAAGCCCTGCCTGACAACCGCTATCGAGTCACGCTGGAAAACGGCGTTGAAATCTGGGCATACGCTTCGGGCAAGATGCAGAAGCACCGCATCCGCATCCTGGCCGGCGACCGCGTGACCCTGGAAATGTCGCCCTACGACCTGACCAAGGGCCGCATCAACTTCCGCCACAAGTCCTGA
- a CDS encoding SixA phosphatase family protein, translating into MNLILWRHAEAEDLPDALSLSRTADLQRPLTRRGRKQAEASARWLRAHLPADTRVLCSPAVRARETAAALSGEPEILDALAPGADVSAVLAAVEWPERAEHVVVVGHQPWIGRVASLLLAGTEMDWSVRKGGVWWLTGRTRESEAQTVLRAVINPEFL; encoded by the coding sequence ATGAACCTGATCCTGTGGCGCCACGCCGAAGCCGAAGACCTTCCCGACGCGCTCAGCCTTAGCCGTACCGCCGACCTGCAGCGCCCGCTGACGCGCCGCGGCCGCAAGCAGGCCGAGGCCTCGGCCAGGTGGCTGCGCGCCCATCTGCCCGCCGATACCCGCGTGCTGTGCAGTCCCGCCGTGCGCGCGCGAGAAACCGCGGCTGCGCTGAGCGGCGAGCCGGAAATCCTGGATGCGCTGGCGCCGGGCGCCGACGTCAGCGCCGTGCTCGCCGCCGTCGAGTGGCCGGAACGCGCCGAGCATGTGGTGGTAGTCGGCCACCAGCCGTGGATCGGCCGCGTCGCCAGCCTGCTGCTGGCGGGCACCGAAATGGACTGGAGCGTGCGCAAGGGCGGCGTCTGGTGGCTGACCGGCCGCACCCGCGAGAGCGAGGCCCAGACGGTGCTGCGCGCGGTTATCAATCCCGAATTTCTCTGA
- a CDS encoding GNAT family N-acetyltransferase, giving the protein MRDLPTPTQPLFDSLPNGLGQTARRRLHRPSDTPAHESPVLSVAWARHQDEVVEAQRLRYKVFAEEMGARLTSSVPELDIDMFDAYCDHLIVRDMATLRVVGTYRVLPPHQAKRLGCLYAESEFDLVRLSHLRPKMLELGRSCVHRDYRSGSVIMALWGGLGEYLQRWGIESMLGCASVPMSDGGHYAASLHRLFTERSLAPIEYHAFPRLPLPVEDLNQQLAVEPPALIKGYLRLGAKICGQPAWDPDFNVADFLTLLRVNDMNPRYARHFLGLNNAA; this is encoded by the coding sequence ATGCGAGATCTGCCGACGCCTACCCAGCCGCTCTTCGACTCCCTGCCCAATGGCCTCGGCCAGACGGCGCGGAGGCGTCTTCATCGCCCATCGGATACACCGGCACATGAGTCGCCTGTTCTCAGCGTGGCGTGGGCGCGCCACCAGGATGAAGTAGTCGAGGCCCAGCGCCTGCGCTACAAGGTCTTTGCCGAGGAAATGGGCGCGCGCCTGACGTCTTCGGTGCCCGAACTCGACATCGACATGTTCGATGCCTACTGCGACCACCTGATCGTGCGAGACATGGCCACGCTGCGCGTGGTCGGCACCTACCGCGTGCTGCCGCCGCACCAGGCCAAGCGCCTGGGCTGCCTGTACGCCGAGTCGGAATTCGATCTGGTGCGGCTGTCGCACCTGCGCCCGAAGATGCTGGAACTGGGCCGCTCGTGCGTGCACCGCGACTACCGCTCCGGCAGCGTGATCATGGCGTTGTGGGGCGGGCTGGGCGAATACCTGCAGCGCTGGGGCATCGAGTCCATGCTGGGCTGCGCCAGCGTGCCGATGAGCGACGGCGGCCACTACGCGGCCAGCCTGCACCGGCTGTTCACCGAGCGTTCGCTGGCCCCCATCGAGTACCATGCGTTCCCGCGCCTGCCGTTGCCGGTGGAAGACCTGAACCAGCAACTGGCGGTCGAGCCGCCCGCGCTGATCAAGGGCTACCTGCGCCTGGGCGCGAAGATCTGCGGCCAGCCGGCCTGGGACCCGGATTTCAACGTGGCGGACTTCCTCACGCTGCTGCGCGTGAACGACATGAACCCGCGCTACGCCCGCCACTTCCTGGGCCTGAACAACGCCGCATGA
- the ppx gene encoding exopolyphosphatase, producing MNNTPRLLAAVDMGSNSFRLMIGRVDETPTANGPASQIFQVDALREPVRLAAGLTPDKYLDQPARRRGIDALRRFGDRLREFAPGQVRAVATNTLRVAKNASEFLIEAESALGFPIEVIAGREEARLIYLGASHDAPACQGNRLVVDIGGGSTEFIIGNGYQSRLMESLYIGCVSHSRQFFPSGNVDEYAMKQAELAARREIQVLVRQYRAAGWEQAVGSSGTARALAELIELNGMNDSNAEHGITREGLERLKRALIKAENTNRVKLTGLKPDRIPVLPGGLSIMLGVFAELDIERMDVTDGALRLGVLYDLLGRSHHEDMRTVTVDQFMRRYGVDRAQASRVRRTAQTLLSQFPDPANERREDNLALLGWAASLHEIGMSISHSGYHKHSAYIATHADMPGFSKTDQARLATLLLGHAGKLGKLSGSGKFVDWRMLFSLRLAFVLCRRRSDVALPDIRVTQLAEALDEGFTVRLPKAWIDANPLIEYSLVQEADEWQRIGKRYKVVYD from the coding sequence ATGAACAACACTCCACGCCTGCTGGCCGCCGTCGACATGGGCTCGAACAGCTTCCGCCTGATGATCGGGCGGGTGGACGAAACCCCGACGGCCAACGGCCCGGCCAGCCAGATCTTTCAGGTGGACGCGCTGCGCGAGCCGGTGCGGCTGGCGGCCGGGCTGACGCCCGATAAATACCTGGACCAGCCCGCGCGCCGGCGCGGCATCGATGCGCTGCGGCGCTTCGGCGACCGCCTGCGCGAGTTCGCGCCGGGCCAGGTGCGCGCGGTGGCCACCAACACGCTGCGCGTGGCCAAGAACGCCTCTGAATTCCTGATCGAGGCCGAGAGCGCACTGGGCTTCCCGATCGAAGTGATCGCCGGGCGCGAGGAGGCGCGGCTGATCTACCTGGGCGCCTCGCACGATGCGCCGGCCTGCCAGGGCAACCGCCTGGTGGTCGATATCGGCGGCGGCTCGACCGAGTTCATCATCGGCAACGGCTACCAGTCCAGGCTGATGGAAAGCCTGTATATCGGTTGCGTGTCGCACAGCCGCCAGTTCTTCCCCAGCGGCAATGTCGACGAATACGCGATGAAGCAGGCCGAACTGGCGGCGCGCCGCGAGATCCAGGTGCTGGTGCGCCAGTACCGCGCCGCGGGCTGGGAACAGGCGGTGGGCTCGTCGGGCACCGCGCGCGCGCTGGCCGAGCTGATCGAGCTCAACGGCATGAACGACAGCAATGCCGAGCACGGCATCACGCGCGAAGGACTGGAGCGCCTGAAGCGTGCGCTGATCAAGGCGGAGAACACCAACCGCGTCAAGCTGACCGGGCTCAAGCCGGACCGCATCCCGGTGCTCCCGGGCGGCCTGTCGATCATGCTGGGCGTGTTCGCCGAACTCGATATCGAGCGCATGGACGTGACCGACGGCGCGCTGCGGCTGGGCGTGCTGTACGACCTGCTCGGACGCAGCCACCATGAGGACATGCGCACGGTCACGGTGGACCAGTTCATGCGCCGCTACGGCGTCGACCGCGCCCAGGCCAGCCGCGTGCGCCGCACCGCGCAGACGCTGCTGTCACAGTTCCCGGATCCGGCCAATGAACGGCGCGAGGACAATCTGGCGCTGCTGGGCTGGGCGGCCAGCCTGCATGAGATCGGCATGTCGATTTCGCACAGCGGCTATCACAAGCATTCCGCCTACATTGCCACGCATGCCGACATGCCGGGCTTTTCGAAGACCGACCAGGCGCGGCTGGCGACGCTGTTGCTGGGCCATGCGGGCAAGCTGGGCAAGCTGTCGGGCAGTGGCAAGTTCGTCGACTGGCGCATGCTGTTCAGCCTGCGGCTGGCCTTCGTGCTGTGCCGGCGCCGCTCGGATGTCGCGCTGCCGGACATTCGCGTGACGCAACTGGCCGAGGCGCTGGACGAAGGCTTTACCGTGCGCCTGCCGAAGGCGTGGATCGACGCCAATCCGCTGATCGAATACAGCCTGGTGCAGGAAGCCGACGAATGGCAGCGCATCGGCAAGCGCTACAAGGTGGTCTACGACTGA
- the ppk1 gene encoding polyphosphate kinase 1: MKKSPHYQKKVMTMSTTPSSTLLNRELGILEFNARVLAQAADPKVPLLERLKFICIVSSNLDEFFEIRMAGLKEQMRDNASGLTPDGLSFQQTYQLVTERTQRLVASQYDMLQNTIFPLLEKEGVFFHLTTTWTEAQREWARQFFQRELAPVLTPIALDPAHPFPRVLNKSLNFVVELSGKDAFGRDADLAIVQAPRALPRVVKMPEKLSGYPYGFVMLSSFMQGFVYELFPAIAVHGCYQFRVTRNSDLFVSEDDITDLREALQGELPARHFGDTVRLEISSDTPVPLARRLLLESGLAEKDLYRVSGPVNLVRLMQIPDMVDRPALKFPPYVPAPVKAFAGGASMFDVMRQQDVLLHHPYESFSSVLDLLQLAAADPNVVAIKQTVYRTGNESLVMEALMTAARNGKEVTVVVELLARFDEETNINWAERLESAGAHVIYGVVGHKCHAKMLLIVRREPTGPKAKQVKLRRYAHLGTGNYHPRTARLYTDFGLLTADEAICEDVHHVFQLLTGTAGTIRLNHLWQSPFTMQSNLVDHIRAEARNARAGKPARIIAKMNALLEPSIIDELYKASRAGVKIDLIVRGVCALMPGVPGMSENISVRSIIGRFLEHHRVYYFHAAGEEVLYLSSADWMDRNLFRRVEVAFPILDKALKARVIRESLQVHLRDNASAWIMQSDGNYVRKQTRSKHPHVSQNDLLVMFGGTP, encoded by the coding sequence ATGAAAAAGTCGCCACATTACCAAAAGAAGGTCATGACCATGTCGACGACTCCGTCCAGTACGCTGCTCAATCGCGAACTGGGCATCCTGGAATTCAATGCCCGCGTGCTGGCGCAAGCCGCCGACCCGAAAGTCCCGCTGCTGGAACGGCTGAAGTTCATCTGCATCGTGTCCAGCAACCTGGACGAGTTCTTTGAAATCCGCATGGCGGGCCTGAAGGAACAGATGCGCGACAATGCCTCGGGCCTGACGCCGGATGGTCTTTCCTTCCAGCAGACCTACCAGCTTGTCACCGAGCGCACACAACGGCTTGTGGCCTCGCAGTATGACATGCTGCAGAACACCATTTTTCCACTACTTGAAAAAGAAGGGGTCTTTTTCCACCTGACCACCACCTGGACCGAGGCCCAGCGTGAATGGGCGCGCCAGTTCTTCCAGCGCGAACTGGCGCCGGTGCTGACCCCGATCGCACTGGACCCCGCGCACCCGTTCCCGCGCGTGCTCAACAAGAGTCTGAACTTCGTGGTGGAACTGTCGGGCAAGGACGCCTTCGGGCGCGATGCCGATCTTGCCATCGTGCAGGCGCCGCGCGCGCTGCCGCGCGTGGTGAAGATGCCGGAGAAGCTGTCGGGCTATCCGTACGGCTTTGTCATGCTGTCGTCGTTCATGCAGGGGTTCGTATACGAGCTGTTCCCCGCCATCGCCGTGCATGGCTGCTACCAGTTCCGCGTCACGCGCAACTCGGACCTGTTCGTCTCGGAAGACGACATCACCGACCTGCGCGAAGCGCTGCAGGGCGAACTGCCCGCGCGCCATTTCGGCGACACGGTGCGGCTGGAGATTTCGTCGGATACGCCGGTCCCGCTGGCGCGCCGGCTGTTGCTGGAATCGGGGCTTGCCGAAAAGGACCTGTACCGCGTTTCCGGCCCGGTGAACCTGGTGCGGCTGATGCAGATTCCCGACATGGTCGACCGGCCCGCGCTCAAGTTCCCGCCCTACGTGCCGGCCCCGGTCAAGGCCTTTGCCGGCGGCGCATCGATGTTCGACGTGATGCGCCAGCAGGATGTGCTGCTGCACCATCCGTACGAGAGCTTCAGCTCCGTGCTCGACCTGCTGCAGCTGGCCGCGGCCGATCCCAACGTGGTGGCGATCAAGCAGACGGTCTACCGCACCGGCAACGAATCGCTGGTGATGGAAGCGCTGATGACCGCCGCGCGCAATGGCAAGGAAGTGACGGTGGTGGTGGAACTGCTGGCGCGCTTCGACGAAGAGACCAATATCAACTGGGCCGAGCGGCTCGAGTCCGCCGGCGCGCACGTGATCTACGGCGTGGTCGGGCACAAGTGCCACGCCAAGATGCTGCTGATCGTGCGGCGCGAGCCCACCGGGCCGAAGGCCAAGCAGGTCAAGCTGCGCCGCTACGCCCACCTGGGCACCGGCAACTACCACCCGCGCACGGCCCGGCTGTACACGGACTTTGGGCTGCTGACCGCCGACGAGGCCATCTGCGAAGACGTGCACCATGTGTTCCAGCTGCTGACCGGCACCGCCGGCACGATCCGGCTGAACCACCTGTGGCAGTCGCCGTTCACCATGCAGAGCAACCTGGTCGACCATATCCGCGCCGAGGCCCGCAACGCGCGCGCGGGCAAGCCGGCGCGCATCATCGCCAAGATGAACGCGCTGCTGGAACCTTCGATCATCGACGAACTGTACAAGGCCTCGCGCGCCGGCGTGAAGATCGACCTGATCGTGCGCGGCGTGTGCGCGCTGATGCCGGGCGTGCCGGGCATGTCCGAGAACATCTCGGTACGCTCGATCATCGGGCGCTTCCTCGAGCATCACCGCGTCTATTACTTCCACGCCGCCGGCGAAGAAGTGCTCTACCTCTCCAGCGCCGACTGGATGGACCGCAACCTGTTCCGCCGCGTGGAGGTCGCGTTCCCGATACTGGACAAGGCGCTCAAGGCGCGCGTCATCCGCGAAAGCCTGCAGGTCCACCTGCGCGACAATGCGTCAGCGTGGATCATGCAGTCGGACGGCAATTACGTGCGCAAGCAGACGCGCTCCAAACATCCGCATGTCAGCCAGAACGACCTGCTGGTGATGTTCGGCGGCACGCCCTGA
- the phoR gene encoding phosphate regulon sensor histidine kinase PhoR, translating to MNVIWARSAAILISLLVLSAGVYLAAGPVPALALACVSLLGLLFYYLYQINRLWKVLDAPVYGEIPSALGLWGEVYYRLHRLVKRWRTQVLQVEQQHTRFIQAIQASPNGVLMLDDADQIEWCNDVAEQHFGLNARRDVRQRITHLIRRPEFVHYLTRQQFDDPLVMRDMGEHKHSVIAVQILPYGDNRKLVITQDITKLENTEAMRRDFVANVSHELKTPLTVMTGFLETVRDLPVSEEDRRRYIDMMLAQSVRMQSIVEDLLALAKLESDAQPPGHDVVPVRAMVAHLMHDAEALSQGRHEVAAEIDPTVGMRGAETELMSALGNLVSNAVRYTPEGGRITMRLAWEDGHAVFSVADTGLGIAPEHIPRLTERFYRVDRSRSRDTGGTGLGLAIVKHVLSRHHAELRITSEEGRGSVFRVVFPLERSLRSAAESADRADSAAPGVGPTVAPQAPDSSRRAA from the coding sequence ATGAATGTCATCTGGGCCCGTTCCGCGGCCATCCTGATCAGCCTGCTGGTGCTGTCCGCCGGCGTCTACCTGGCCGCCGGCCCGGTGCCGGCGCTGGCGCTGGCCTGCGTGTCGCTGCTCGGGCTGCTGTTCTACTACTTGTACCAGATCAACCGGCTGTGGAAGGTGCTCGACGCACCCGTCTACGGCGAGATTCCCAGCGCGCTCGGCCTGTGGGGCGAGGTGTATTACCGCCTGCACCGGCTGGTCAAGCGCTGGCGCACCCAGGTGCTGCAGGTGGAGCAGCAGCACACCCGCTTTATCCAGGCGATCCAGGCGTCGCCCAACGGCGTGCTGATGCTCGATGACGCCGACCAGATCGAGTGGTGCAACGACGTCGCCGAACAGCATTTCGGCCTGAACGCGCGGCGCGACGTGCGCCAGCGCATTACCCACCTGATCCGCCGGCCCGAGTTCGTCCACTACCTGACGCGGCAGCAGTTCGACGACCCGCTGGTGATGCGCGACATGGGCGAGCACAAGCACAGCGTGATAGCGGTGCAGATCCTGCCCTACGGCGACAACCGCAAGCTGGTGATCACGCAGGACATCACCAAGCTGGAAAACACCGAGGCGATGCGGCGCGACTTCGTCGCCAATGTCTCGCACGAGCTCAAGACCCCGCTGACGGTGATGACCGGCTTCCTCGAGACCGTGCGCGACCTGCCGGTGTCCGAGGAAGACCGGCGCCGCTATATCGACATGATGCTGGCGCAGTCGGTGCGCATGCAGAGCATCGTCGAAGACCTGCTGGCGCTGGCCAAGCTGGAAAGCGACGCGCAGCCGCCGGGCCATGACGTGGTGCCGGTCCGCGCCATGGTGGCGCACCTGATGCACGACGCCGAGGCGCTGTCGCAGGGCCGCCACGAGGTCGCGGCCGAGATCGATCCTACCGTGGGCATGCGCGGCGCCGAGACCGAGCTGATGTCGGCGCTGGGCAACCTGGTGTCGAACGCGGTGCGCTACACGCCCGAGGGTGGCCGCATCACCATGCGGCTGGCCTGGGAAGACGGGCACGCGGTATTCTCTGTGGCCGATACGGGCCTGGGCATCGCGCCCGAGCATATTCCCCGGCTGACCGAGCGCTTCTACCGCGTCGACCGCAGCCGCTCGCGCGACACCGGCGGTACCGGGCTGGGCCTGGCCATCGTCAAGCACGTGCTGTCGCGCCACCATGCGGAACTGCGCATCACCAGCGAAGAGGGCCGGGGCAGCGTGTTCCGCGTGGTGTTCCCGCTGGAGCGCAGCCTGCGTTCCGCCGCCGAAAGTGCCGACCGCGCCGACAGCGCGGCGCCAGGCGTCGGCCCGACGGTAGCGCCGCAGGCGCCGGACAGTTCGCGGCGCGCAGCCTGA
- the phoB gene encoding phosphate regulon transcriptional regulator PhoB has protein sequence MPSSILVVEDEPAIAELIAVNLQHAGHYPIRAYNAEQALSLMSDVLPDLVLLDWMLPGKSGANFAKELRANDRTRQIPIIMLTARGEEQDKVMGLEAGADDYVTKPFSPKELLARIKAVLRRRAPQLTDDVVAINGLRLDPATHRVTGQDDSGPIKLDLGPTEFRLLHFLMTHPERVHSRSQLLDQVWGDHVFVEERTVDVHIKRLRAALTPGGYSNMIETVRGSGYRLARTPGA, from the coding sequence ATGCCAAGCAGTATTCTCGTTGTCGAAGACGAACCGGCGATCGCCGAGCTGATCGCCGTGAACCTGCAGCACGCGGGGCATTATCCGATCCGGGCCTATAACGCCGAGCAGGCGCTGTCGCTGATGAGCGATGTGCTGCCCGACCTGGTGCTGCTCGACTGGATGCTCCCGGGCAAGTCGGGCGCGAACTTCGCCAAGGAGTTGCGCGCCAACGACCGCACCCGCCAGATTCCCATCATCATGCTGACCGCCCGCGGCGAGGAGCAGGACAAGGTGATGGGGCTGGAAGCCGGTGCCGACGACTACGTCACCAAGCCGTTCTCGCCCAAGGAGCTGCTGGCGCGGATCAAGGCGGTGCTGCGCCGCCGCGCGCCGCAGCTGACCGACGACGTGGTCGCGATCAACGGCCTGCGGCTGGACCCTGCCACGCACCGCGTCACCGGCCAGGACGACAGCGGCCCGATCAAGCTGGACCTGGGCCCGACCGAGTTCCGCCTGCTGCACTTCCTGATGACGCACCCCGAGCGCGTGCACAGCCGGTCGCAATTGCTCGACCAGGTCTGGGGCGACCATGTCTTTGTCGAGGAGCGCACCGTCGACGTCCATATCAAGCGCCTGCGCGCCGCGCTCACGCCCGGCGGGTACAGCAACATGATCGAAACCGTGCGCGGCAGCGGCTACCGGCTGGCGCGCACCCCTGGCGCCTGA
- the phoU gene encoding phosphate signaling complex protein PhoU encodes MTDKHLSTQFDADLNAINTKLLQMGGLVESQIELAMRALTDFDTETADQVIAREIELNALEVEIDADCGNIIARRQPTARDLRLVMAISKTITNLERAGDEAEKIAKRTKHIMEDASAHSINYAEVKLSGEMAISLLRQALDAFARLDTVAAARIVKEDKAIDEEFRGFVRKLITYMMEDPRTISVALDFLFIAKAVERIGDHAKNIAEFIIYIVKGTDVRHVSREDMEREALS; translated from the coding sequence ATGACTGACAAGCACCTGTCGACCCAGTTCGACGCAGACCTCAACGCCATCAACACCAAGCTGCTGCAGATGGGCGGGCTGGTGGAGTCGCAGATCGAGCTGGCCATGCGCGCGCTGACCGACTTCGACACCGAGACCGCCGACCAGGTCATCGCCCGGGAGATCGAGCTCAACGCGCTGGAAGTCGAGATCGATGCCGATTGCGGCAACATCATCGCCCGGCGCCAGCCGACCGCGCGCGACCTGCGCCTGGTGATGGCGATCTCCAAGACCATCACCAACCTCGAGCGCGCCGGCGACGAGGCCGAGAAGATCGCCAAGCGCACCAAGCACATCATGGAAGACGCGTCGGCGCACAGCATTAACTACGCCGAGGTCAAGCTCTCGGGCGAGATGGCGATCTCGCTGCTGCGCCAGGCGCTGGACGCGTTCGCCCGGCTGGACACCGTCGCGGCGGCGCGCATCGTCAAGGAAGACAAGGCCATCGACGAGGAATTCCGCGGCTTCGTGCGCAAGCTGATCACCTACATGATGGAAGACCCGCGCACGATTTCGGTCGCGCTGGATTTCCTGTTCATCGCCAAGGCGGTGGAGCGCATTGGCGATCACGCCAAGAACATCGCGGAATTTATCATTTACATTGTCAAGGGGACGGACGTCCGCCATGTCTCGCGCGAGGACATGGAGCGCGAAGCGCTGAGCTGA
- the pstB gene encoding phosphate ABC transporter ATP-binding protein PstB: MTSTVIDIPDSVRAKIDVRNLNFYYGQFHALKDINMSIPDRKVTAFIGPSGCGKSTLLRTFNKMYALYPEQRAEGEINMDGDNLLTARQDIALLRAKVGMVFQKPTPFPMSIYDNIAFGVRLFEKLSRSEMDDRVEWALTKAALWNEAKDKLHQSGYGLSGGQQQRLCIARGIAIRPEVLLLDEPCSALDPISTGRIEELIAELKDEYTVVIVTHNMQQAARCSDYTAYMYLGELIEFGETEKIFIKPHRKETEDYITGRFG, translated from the coding sequence ATGACCTCCACCGTCATCGACATTCCCGATTCGGTGCGCGCCAAGATCGACGTGCGCAACCTGAACTTCTACTACGGCCAGTTCCATGCGCTGAAGGACATCAACATGTCGATCCCGGACCGCAAGGTCACGGCCTTTATCGGCCCGTCGGGATGCGGCAAGTCGACGCTGCTGCGTACCTTCAACAAGATGTACGCGCTCTATCCCGAGCAGCGCGCCGAGGGCGAGATCAACATGGACGGCGACAACCTGCTGACCGCGCGCCAGGACATCGCGCTGCTGCGCGCCAAGGTCGGCATGGTGTTCCAGAAGCCGACGCCGTTCCCGATGTCGATCTACGACAACATCGCCTTCGGCGTGCGCCTGTTCGAGAAGCTCTCGCGCTCGGAAATGGACGACCGCGTGGAATGGGCGCTGACCAAGGCGGCGCTGTGGAACGAGGCCAAGGACAAGCTGCACCAGTCCGGCTACGGCCTGTCCGGCGGCCAGCAGCAGCGCCTGTGCATCGCGCGCGGCATCGCGATCCGCCCCGAGGTGCTGCTGCTGGACGAGCCGTGCTCGGCGCTCGACCCGATTTCCACCGGCCGCATCGAAGAGCTGATCGCGGAGCTGAAGGACGAGTACACCGTGGTGATCGTCACGCACAACATGCAGCAGGCGGCGCGCTGCTCGGACTACACCGCCTACATGTATCTGGGCGAACTGATCGAGTTCGGCGAGACCGAGAAGATCTTCATCAAGCCGCACCGCAAGGAAACGGAAGACTACATTACCGGCCGGTTCGGCTGA
- the pstA gene encoding phosphate ABC transporter permease PstA, which yields MSASQAVSTVSIPAVRPDADAIRTRLQARRRRTNLYALTASLVAMAFGLFWLAWILWTTVTLGVGGLSLDLFTQMTPAPNTAGGGLANAIFGSFVMVGMATLFGTPLGILAGIYLAEYGKSSPLASFIRFINDILLSAPSIVIGLFVYALVVTRMGHFSGWAGICALALLQVPIVVRTTENMLNLVPNALREAAFALGTPKWKMVLSITVKSPYAGIVTGVLLAVARIAGETAPLLFTALSNQFWTSDLNKPMANLPVTIFRFAMSPFTEWQQLAWAGVFLITIGVLALNILARILFKK from the coding sequence ATGAGCGCGAGCCAAGCCGTGTCTACCGTATCGATCCCGGCGGTCCGTCCTGACGCGGATGCCATCCGCACCCGCTTGCAGGCGCGCCGCCGCCGCACCAACCTGTACGCGCTGACCGCCTCGCTGGTGGCCATGGCCTTCGGCCTGTTCTGGCTGGCGTGGATCCTGTGGACCACCGTCACGCTGGGCGTCGGCGGGCTGTCGCTGGACCTGTTCACGCAGATGACGCCGGCCCCCAACACCGCCGGCGGCGGCCTGGCCAACGCCATCTTCGGCAGCTTCGTGATGGTCGGCATGGCCACGCTGTTCGGTACGCCGCTGGGCATCCTGGCGGGCATCTACCTGGCCGAGTACGGCAAGAGCTCGCCGCTGGCCAGCTTTATCCGCTTTATCAACGACATCCTGCTGTCGGCGCCGTCGATCGTGATCGGCCTGTTCGTCTACGCGCTGGTGGTGACCCGCATGGGCCACTTCTCGGGCTGGGCCGGCATCTGCGCGCTGGCGCTGCTGCAGGTGCCGATCGTGGTGCGCACCACCGAGAACATGCTGAACCTGGTGCCCAACGCGCTGCGCGAGGCCGCCTTCGCGCTGGGCACGCCCAAGTGGAAGATGGTGCTGTCGATCACGGTGAAGTCACCGTACGCGGGAATTGTGACCGGCGTATTGCTGGCCGTGGCCCGTATCGCCGGCGAAACCGCGCCGCTGCTGTTCACCGCGCTGTCCAACCAGTTCTGGACCAGCGACCTGAACAAGCCGATGGCCAACCTGCCGGTGACGATCTTCCGCTTCGCCATGAGCCCGTTCACCGAATGGCAGCAGCTGGCCTGGGCGGGCGTGTTCCTGATTACGATCGGCGTGCTGGCACTCAATATCCTGGCGCGCATCCTGTTCAAGAAATAA